The following are encoded together in the Lathyrus oleraceus cultivar Zhongwan6 chromosome 3, CAAS_Psat_ZW6_1.0, whole genome shotgun sequence genome:
- the LOC127130141 gene encoding uncharacterized protein LOC127130141: MSLQLADRSIKFPIGMLENIPIRIGQFYIPTDFVMMDINEDSHIPINLGRLFLAIARAIINVKKGKLTFKVREEKVEFSLAQFLQAPTIEDSCFLLDTIDKCVKEMET, encoded by the coding sequence ATGTCTCTACAACTAGCAGACCGTTCTATTAAATTTCCAATAGGTATGCTAGAGAATATTCCCATTCGtataggtcaattctacattcccaccgaCTTTGTAATGATGGATATAAACGAGGATTCTCACATCCCTATTAATTTAGGAAGACTCTTTTTAGCCATAGCTAGAGCCATCATAAATGTCAAGAAAGGAAAGCTAACTTTCAAAGTCAGGGAAGAAAAAGTTGAATTTAGTTTAGCTCAATTCTTACAGGCGCCAACTATAGAAGATTCATGTTTTCTCTTAGACACCATTGACAAATGTGTGAAAGAAATGGAGACGTAA